One genomic window of Bradyrhizobium sp. B124 includes the following:
- a CDS encoding tetratricopeptide repeat protein codes for MGRGLRRLIPALACCWLAVGLGACDYTTREAAIVAPVDPPGGDPVQEPTDVKYYPSDEPVRMGLEQYNRGNYGIAQRYFKDAVEKSPKDITAWVGLAASYDRIRRFDLADQAYASAIRLGGETVQILNDQGYSYMLRGNLSAARKKFEKAYSLDPGNPVIANNLELLNGSRKFIERPPNNQP; via the coding sequence CGGCGCTTGCCTGCTGCTGGCTGGCGGTGGGCCTTGGGGCCTGCGACTACACGACGCGGGAGGCCGCGATCGTGGCGCCGGTGGATCCGCCCGGCGGCGACCCCGTGCAGGAGCCGACCGACGTCAAATACTATCCCTCCGATGAGCCGGTGCGGATGGGGCTCGAGCAATACAACCGCGGCAATTACGGTATCGCCCAGCGCTATTTCAAGGACGCCGTCGAGAAATCGCCGAAGGACATCACGGCTTGGGTCGGGCTCGCGGCGAGCTATGATCGGATACGCCGCTTCGATCTTGCCGACCAGGCCTATGCGTCGGCGATCCGGCTTGGCGGCGAGACCGTTCAGATCCTGAACGACCAGGGATATTCCTACATGCTGCGCGGCAATCTGAGCGCGGCGCGGAAAAAGTTCGAGAAGGCGTATTCGCTCGATCCGGGCAATCCGGTGATCGCCAACAACCTTGAGCTTCTCAACGGCAGCCGGAAGTTCATCGAGCGACCGCCGAACAATCAGCCATAG
- a CDS encoding fused MFS/spermidine synthase: protein MHFDGQVNLQTMISAPALRFAPVIYPAALFLSALLLFAIEPMFAKMVLPRLGGAAAIWSVAMVFFQSALLLGYAYAHVLSRTLSPGPSALVHLGLLAIAAATLPVGIAHGFEAASQQGLELWLLALFAASIGLVFVALAATAPLLQNWFAASGHPQAANPYLLYAASNLGSFVALMTYPFVVEPLLTLRTQIQLWSFGYFLLTLLIVAAAIVVAGAAGRSIDQASPGTAAAPTAAERTMWTVLAAIPAGLVVAVTAAISVDLAAAPFLWVLPLSLYLLTFVAIFRERAWVAHKTVLKLVPFAAVALVSTASVVVRPYFGVLLVMHLASFLVIALACHGELYRRRPEPARLTEFYLWTSFGGMIGGIFAGLIAPHIFDGVAEYPILVLAALLAMPGAFDGGPHRMLRQSGPGLALAALTLGIVWLHLHIPASAARPIDIVLILLAGAMVLVRRQPAVFFGLAVFAFAIARIDPLFAPIEQVRSFFGVHRVVEDRSGQFRLLMHGTTAHGAERVRNADGTPIKGRPEPTTYYYVGGPISDAIAAARHAQGRLTRVAAVGLGTGSLACHRQDGEEWTYFELDPQVVRIARDPALFHFLSECGPDIRIVLGDARLTLTASPERYDLIVLDAFSSDAIPVHLLTREAFTGYMAHLTAHGVIVLHISNRHMALRGPAAAVGLAEGLVAFGKAELPPTTPQEDARTASDVVVFARDVKDLGDLPSQGWTRLDPGARVAWTDDYANILGAVLDAKLGRW, encoded by the coding sequence ATGCATTTTGATGGCCAGGTAAACCTCCAAACGATGATATCCGCGCCCGCACTGCGTTTTGCGCCCGTGATATATCCTGCGGCGCTTTTCCTCTCTGCGCTCCTGCTGTTTGCGATTGAACCGATGTTTGCAAAGATGGTGCTGCCCCGGCTTGGCGGTGCTGCAGCCATCTGGTCGGTTGCAATGGTCTTCTTCCAGTCAGCGCTGCTGCTGGGCTACGCCTACGCTCACGTGCTCAGCCGTACGTTGTCGCCAGGGCCATCGGCTCTCGTTCATCTGGGGTTGCTGGCAATTGCCGCCGCGACATTGCCGGTCGGCATAGCTCATGGCTTCGAAGCGGCGTCACAGCAAGGGCTCGAACTCTGGCTGTTGGCATTATTTGCCGCCTCGATCGGCTTGGTGTTCGTCGCACTCGCCGCGACCGCTCCCCTGCTGCAAAACTGGTTCGCGGCGAGCGGTCATCCGCAGGCTGCCAATCCCTACCTCTTGTATGCGGCTTCCAATCTGGGCTCGTTCGTCGCGCTCATGACCTATCCCTTTGTGGTCGAGCCGCTGTTGACGTTGCGGACACAGATCCAGCTGTGGTCGTTCGGCTATTTTCTTTTGACCTTGCTGATCGTGGCCGCGGCGATCGTCGTCGCTGGCGCGGCCGGGCGCTCGATCGACCAGGCAAGTCCCGGAACGGCCGCTGCCCCCACGGCCGCCGAACGAACGATGTGGACCGTGCTCGCCGCGATTCCGGCCGGCCTCGTGGTCGCCGTCACGGCTGCGATCTCAGTCGACCTGGCGGCAGCGCCGTTTCTGTGGGTATTGCCGCTGTCACTCTACCTTCTGACCTTTGTGGCGATCTTTCGCGAGCGTGCCTGGGTCGCGCACAAGACCGTATTGAAGCTGGTGCCGTTTGCCGCTGTGGCGCTCGTCTCCACTGCATCTGTCGTGGTGCGGCCGTATTTTGGCGTCCTGCTGGTGATGCATCTCGCGAGCTTCCTGGTGATCGCACTCGCTTGCCACGGCGAACTCTATCGCCGCCGGCCTGAGCCGGCGCGCCTGACGGAATTCTACCTGTGGACATCATTCGGCGGCATGATCGGCGGAATCTTTGCCGGGTTGATCGCGCCGCACATATTTGATGGTGTCGCCGAGTATCCCATCCTGGTGCTGGCCGCGTTGCTGGCAATGCCCGGCGCGTTTGACGGTGGGCCGCACCGGATGTTGCGGCAAAGTGGCCCCGGTCTGGCATTGGCCGCGCTGACCCTCGGCATCGTCTGGCTGCACCTTCACATTCCGGCCAGCGCGGCGCGGCCGATCGACATCGTGCTAATTTTGCTGGCCGGCGCGATGGTACTGGTGCGTCGGCAACCGGCCGTATTCTTCGGCCTTGCGGTGTTCGCCTTCGCGATTGCCAGGATCGATCCCCTCTTCGCACCGATTGAGCAAGTCCGCAGCTTCTTCGGCGTGCATCGCGTGGTCGAGGACCGCTCCGGGCAATTTCGTCTCCTGATGCATGGCACGACCGCGCACGGCGCCGAGCGTGTACGCAATGCCGATGGGACGCCGATCAAAGGCCGTCCCGAACCGACCACGTATTATTATGTCGGCGGGCCGATCAGCGACGCGATCGCGGCGGCCCGGCATGCACAGGGGCGGCTGACGCGCGTGGCAGCAGTGGGGCTCGGCACCGGCAGCCTCGCCTGCCATCGGCAGGACGGCGAGGAGTGGACGTACTTCGAACTCGATCCGCAAGTGGTCCGCATCGCGCGCGACCCGGCACTGTTTCATTTCCTGTCGGAATGCGGACCGGATATCCGCATTGTGCTCGGAGATGCGCGGCTCACCCTGACGGCGTCACCGGAGCGCTACGATCTGATCGTGCTCGACGCCTTCTCCTCCGATGCGATTCCCGTGCACTTGCTGACCCGCGAAGCGTTTACCGGATATATGGCACACCTCACTGCCCATGGCGTCATCGTTCTGCACATCTCGAACCGGCACATGGCGCTGCGGGGGCCGGCCGCCGCGGTCGGCCTTGCCGAAGGCCTCGTCGCCTTTGGCAAAGCTGAGCTTCCCCCGACGACTCCACAAGAAGATGCAAGGACTGCATCTGACGTGGTCGTGTTTGCCCGGGACGTAAAGGACCTTGGCGATCTACCGTCGCAGGGATGGACGCGCCTCGATCCCGGCGCGCGGGTTGCCTGGACCGATGACTATGCTAACATTCTCGGCGCCGTTCTCGATGCCAAGCTCGGGCGCTGGTGA
- a CDS encoding sterol desaturase family protein: protein MSSEIAHAAFYLALLLGAIYGSRLVEKKWPIADVPASEFQDDWLAVIANLGLSISLAPLAAIVAGKIASITGVGWIHLPTEGYWWYVSLAFVVVVLDLYKYTFHRLQHAIPFLWSMHSFHHSANAVTFITGARHYWLERVLADALLPILAILFRIPPDIAIATGVIFFLPDACAHLNVRIPLGRYVTWINNPQWHRVHHSVLPEHRDKNFAAFFPFWDILFGTACVPKPDEYPATGLVPAERVDIINSVIWPIRHLRHRASGQPLRPAPAERRSTSVIPSPAE from the coding sequence ATGTCGAGTGAAATTGCGCATGCTGCCTTTTACTTGGCGCTGTTGCTGGGAGCCATCTACGGCAGTCGCCTTGTTGAGAAGAAATGGCCTATCGCGGACGTCCCCGCCTCCGAATTTCAGGACGATTGGCTTGCGGTTATTGCCAACCTCGGATTGTCAATCTCGCTCGCTCCACTAGCAGCAATTGTCGCGGGCAAGATAGCGAGCATTACCGGGGTCGGCTGGATTCACCTACCGACCGAAGGCTACTGGTGGTACGTCTCTCTCGCATTCGTGGTGGTGGTGCTAGATCTCTACAAGTACACATTCCATCGTCTCCAGCATGCCATCCCGTTTCTTTGGTCGATGCATTCGTTCCATCACAGCGCAAACGCCGTGACGTTCATTACCGGTGCCCGGCACTATTGGCTCGAGCGCGTCCTGGCTGACGCCTTACTTCCTATTCTGGCGATCCTATTTCGAATCCCACCGGATATAGCGATCGCCACGGGCGTCATCTTTTTTCTTCCCGACGCTTGTGCTCACCTGAACGTGCGCATCCCGCTCGGTCGGTATGTGACGTGGATCAACAACCCGCAATGGCATCGCGTCCATCACTCGGTCCTGCCCGAGCATCGGGACAAAAACTTTGCCGCCTTTTTTCCGTTCTGGGACATTCTGTTTGGCACGGCGTGCGTGCCGAAACCAGACGAATATCCTGCAACGGGGCTCGTGCCGGCCGAACGCGTGGACATCATCAATAGCGTGATCTGGCCAATCCGACATTTGCGGCATCGAGCGTCCGGGCAACCCCTTCGGCCGGCGCCGGCGGAACGCCGATCAACGTCGGTGATCCCGTCACCGGCGGAATGA
- a CDS encoding DUF5658 family protein — protein sequence MTKPGIFSIEGLKANWVKTLWLLSCLLLGCADLVTTNVILDLGMGELNPFMRLAQTWLGVWWLVPKLGLTFLVTWLLWRSKNVYNVALVVAFCSTPVLNNLVLIIAGTN from the coding sequence ATGACCAAACCAGGCATCTTCAGCATCGAGGGCCTAAAGGCGAATTGGGTCAAAACGCTCTGGCTGCTTTCCTGCTTACTGCTGGGGTGCGCCGACCTCGTGACGACGAATGTGATCCTGGATCTCGGGATGGGCGAACTGAACCCGTTCATGAGGCTGGCTCAGACCTGGCTCGGCGTCTGGTGGCTTGTTCCCAAGCTCGGTTTGACGTTTCTCGTGACGTGGCTCCTTTGGCGCAGCAAGAACGTTTACAACGTTGCCCTTGTGGTGGCCTTCTGCTCCACGCCCGTACTGAACAACCTCGTCCTCATCATCGCCGGCACGAACTGA
- a CDS encoding sterol desaturase family protein: MDELFGLSKFLLTLLIFVPIERLFAARPQKIFRRGLLTDLAFQFVNGWLILIGVIVIVTMAILVNQSMLPSAVKHMIDGLPYWVQVVLVILIGDLGVYWTHRILHAVPAMWQMHAVHHAVEELDWLAAVHQHPLDVAFMKAGSLFPLYALGFSTEAIGTYFLVYYWQAYLVHANVCLSYGPLRYVLVSPEFHHWHHSSEVEAKDKNFAGVFSFYDWLFGSVYLPREKKPKTFGVGHPMPSGYLRLLAHPFRVWTSRQRRDDQLSRASSSGVVRPGQDELTSRERSR, translated from the coding sequence ATGGATGAGCTATTTGGACTGAGCAAATTTTTGCTGACGCTTTTGATCTTCGTTCCGATCGAGCGGTTGTTTGCTGCGAGGCCTCAGAAGATATTCAGACGCGGCCTGCTGACCGATCTGGCCTTCCAGTTTGTCAACGGGTGGCTGATCCTGATCGGCGTGATTGTTATCGTCACGATGGCCATTCTGGTCAATCAATCCATGCTGCCGTCGGCGGTGAAGCATATGATCGACGGTCTTCCTTATTGGGTGCAAGTGGTCCTCGTGATCCTGATCGGGGACCTCGGGGTCTACTGGACCCACCGCATCCTGCATGCCGTGCCCGCCATGTGGCAGATGCATGCGGTCCATCACGCTGTCGAAGAACTGGACTGGCTCGCTGCGGTTCATCAGCACCCGCTTGACGTGGCATTCATGAAAGCCGGCTCGCTGTTTCCGCTCTACGCGCTCGGCTTCTCCACAGAAGCGATCGGGACTTACTTCCTCGTCTACTACTGGCAGGCCTATCTCGTTCACGCCAATGTATGCTTGAGCTACGGCCCTCTACGGTACGTCTTGGTGTCGCCCGAGTTTCATCACTGGCACCACAGCAGCGAGGTGGAAGCCAAGGATAAAAACTTCGCCGGCGTATTCTCGTTCTACGATTGGCTGTTCGGAAGTGTCTACCTTCCAAGGGAGAAAAAGCCGAAGACATTTGGCGTTGGTCATCCGATGCCATCCGGATATTTGCGGCTTTTGGCGCACCCGTTTCGCGTATGGACATCGCGCCAAAGGCGCGATGATCAGTTAAGTCGTGCATCGTCTTCCGGCGTAGTTCGTCCGGGCCAAGACGAACTGACCTCGCGGGAACGATCGCGCTAG
- a CDS encoding DUF5658 family protein, with protein sequence MKVWIYTDTSKNIGDPQYLKVFATSEAAQPWLKQNDPHGVAIAYEIILEPGYLAKTFLVLSVLLLGLADLFTTNTILNLGLGELNPFMHIAQTWLGAWWLIPKLGLTYVMMWLLWRSNNPYNIALVVAFCCTPVLNNLLIITGSN encoded by the coding sequence ATGAAAGTTTGGATCTACACAGACACAAGCAAGAACATTGGCGATCCGCAGTACCTGAAGGTTTTTGCGACCAGCGAGGCCGCGCAGCCTTGGCTTAAGCAGAACGACCCTCACGGCGTCGCAATCGCTTACGAAATCATCTTAGAGCCGGGTTACCTGGCTAAGACATTCCTGGTGCTTTCCGTTTTACTTCTTGGACTAGCCGATCTCTTCACTACCAACACGATCCTGAATCTTGGTCTCGGTGAGTTGAACCCGTTTATGCACATTGCTCAAACATGGCTCGGTGCTTGGTGGCTGATCCCTAAGCTCGGCTTGACGTATGTCATGATGTGGTTGCTTTGGCGAAGCAACAACCCGTACAACATCGCTCTGGTGGTGGCGTTCTGCTGTACGCCTGTATTAAACAATTTGCTCATTATCACTGGATCGAACTGA
- a CDS encoding DUF968 domain-containing protein, with protein MPQVPPATNDCSQTDVSVEALPIDATANLAFPKEPVRKRSKAHLQFVREQPCLVCRKSPCDAHHLKFAQPRALSRKVSDEFTVPLCRTHHQELHRHGNERAWWANSKIEPLRLAHDLWTASPIHSPPTSAVVGTAELLPV; from the coding sequence GTGCCGCAGGTGCCTCCTGCCACAAACGACTGCTCACAAACGGATGTGTCCGTTGAGGCCCTCCCGATTGATGCGACGGCCAATCTTGCTTTTCCCAAAGAGCCCGTGCGCAAGCGCAGCAAGGCCCACCTGCAGTTTGTCCGGGAACAGCCTTGCCTCGTTTGCCGGAAAAGCCCGTGCGATGCCCACCATTTGAAGTTCGCCCAACCCAGGGCTCTCAGCCGCAAGGTCAGCGACGAGTTCACCGTTCCGTTGTGTCGCACTCATCACCAAGAACTGCATCGACACGGCAACGAACGGGCTTGGTGGGCGAACTCGAAGATCGAGCCTTTGCGGCTGGCCCATGATTTGTGGACGGCAAGCCCGATCCACAGCCCGCCCACGTCGGCCGTGGTTGGCACGGCTGAGCTGCTGCCGGTTTGA
- a CDS encoding helix-turn-helix transcriptional regulator, protein MLKIISPAQCRGGRALLDMTQHQLASIAGLGLSTVVDFERQRRTVSEEAVRKMQEALEKAGPHALRTNNLANRLS, encoded by the coding sequence ATGTTGAAAATCATTTCTCCTGCTCAATGCCGCGGAGGACGGGCGCTGCTCGATATGACCCAGCATCAGCTGGCGTCGATCGCCGGCCTCGGCCTCTCAACGGTCGTTGATTTTGAGCGGCAGCGGCGAACTGTGTCGGAAGAAGCGGTTCGGAAAATGCAGGAGGCGCTCGAAAAAGCCGGGCCGCACGCACTCAGGACAAACAATTTGGCAAACAGATTGTCTTAG